One Defluviimonas aquaemixtae DNA window includes the following coding sequences:
- a CDS encoding sugar transferase, whose amino-acid sequence MTLQLNDLSEDYGMASAPVGLVEVRKRSGIYRNVFKRLFDLAVVLISSVVVAPLIGFLALLVALDGSAPFYLNDRVGRRGKTFRMLKLRTMVPNADRLLEDYLSHNAEALLEWNSTQKLKSDPRITRVGRFLRKSSLDELPQLWNVFVGDMSLVGPRPMMPSQRALYSGMAYYALRPGITGPWQVSDRNESEFSKRAEHDTRYDETLSLTTDLKLLMATIRVVLRGTGY is encoded by the coding sequence ATGACGCTTCAACTTAATGATCTTTCCGAAGACTATGGTATGGCGAGTGCTCCAGTCGGCCTAGTGGAAGTGCGCAAACGGTCTGGCATTTACAGAAATGTATTCAAGCGGTTGTTCGATCTGGCGGTGGTTCTGATTTCGAGCGTCGTCGTTGCGCCTCTCATCGGTTTCCTCGCGCTTCTGGTCGCGCTCGATGGCTCCGCGCCGTTCTACTTGAACGACCGCGTCGGCCGCCGCGGAAAGACCTTTCGGATGTTGAAGCTGCGCACGATGGTGCCGAACGCAGACCGGCTGCTCGAGGACTACCTGTCGCACAATGCCGAAGCGCTGCTCGAATGGAACAGCACCCAGAAGCTCAAATCTGATCCGAGGATCACGCGGGTCGGCCGATTTCTGCGCAAATCGTCCCTCGATGAGCTCCCTCAGCTCTGGAACGTGTTCGTGGGCGACATGTCCCTTGTGGGTCCGCGCCCGATGATGCCAAGCCAGCGCGCCCTCTATTCTGGCATGGCCTATTACGCGCTTCGGCCGGGGATCACCGGTCCCTGGCAGGTCTCGGACCGCAATGAAAGTGAATTCTCGAAGCGCGCCGAACACGACACTCGCTATGACGAAACGCTGTCATTGACGACGGACCTGAAACTGCTGATGGCGACGATTCGCGTCGTTCTCAGGGGCACGGGCTATTGA
- a CDS encoding ExeA family protein — protein MNKVVETNTDDSSNVGFYMDFFGFRERPFTLVPDPDFLFWSAQHRRAYSVLEFGILSRAPITLVTGGVGCGKTTLLRELLRQFGSKVTVGLISNAQGGRGELIQWVLNSLGVVFDPNEGYVRLFQKLQDYLIEEYAAGRRVVLIFDEAQNLSPESLEELRMLTNINSGKDEVIQLVLVGQPELREMVLDPSLRQLAQRIAASFHLLPLDEKAVVELIAYRLRAAGGTGEEVTGPAARMIFRVTYGVPRLVNQLCDMALLYAWSMDNHHVDENVVQSVLDDGVFFAAQIAAEDEKLK, from the coding sequence ATGAACAAGGTCGTGGAGACCAACACGGACGACAGCAGCAACGTCGGCTTCTACATGGACTTCTTCGGGTTCCGCGAGCGCCCTTTCACGCTCGTTCCGGACCCGGATTTCCTGTTCTGGTCGGCGCAGCATCGGCGTGCCTACTCCGTGCTCGAATTCGGGATCCTCAGCCGCGCGCCGATCACGCTGGTCACCGGGGGCGTCGGCTGCGGCAAAACGACATTGTTGCGCGAGTTGCTGCGTCAGTTCGGCTCGAAGGTCACGGTCGGGCTCATCTCGAACGCTCAAGGTGGACGGGGAGAACTGATCCAGTGGGTGCTGAATTCACTTGGCGTCGTCTTCGATCCCAACGAGGGCTATGTCCGACTGTTCCAGAAGCTACAGGACTATCTGATCGAGGAATACGCCGCTGGACGCCGCGTTGTTCTGATCTTCGACGAGGCGCAAAACCTGTCGCCCGAAAGCCTTGAAGAACTGCGGATGCTGACCAACATCAACTCTGGCAAGGACGAAGTCATCCAGCTGGTCCTGGTGGGTCAGCCTGAGTTGAGGGAGATGGTGCTCGATCCGTCGCTGCGCCAGCTTGCGCAGCGCATCGCGGCTAGCTTTCACCTGTTGCCGCTTGACGAGAAGGCGGTGGTGGAACTGATCGCATATCGCCTCCGGGCGGCAGGCGGAACCGGCGAGGAAGTGACGGGTCCGGCGGCGCGGATGATCTTCCGCGTGACCTATGGCGTTCCCCGGCTCGTCAATCAACTTTGCGATATGGCCTTGCTTTATGCGTGGAGCATGGACAATCACCATGTCGATGAGAATGTTGTGCAATCGGTGCTGGATGACGGCGTGTTCTTCGCGGCTCAGATCGCGGCGGAAGATGAGAAACTGAAATGA